The window CTTCTGCTACATTTATAGAACAAAAGAACCGGGTTTATAGCCCGGCTCTTCCTTTTTTATTATTTCAAAATAAGAGATTAATTGAATAAATCTACCTCTTCTCCTTTTTCTACAGGATATTCTTCAGTAAAACATCCGAAGCAGTGGTTTGCAGATCCTAAAATGTCTTTCAGGTTATCTATGCTTAAAAACTCTAAGGAATCTACTCCTAAATAATTTTTAAGTTCTTCTGTCGTCATATTGGCAGAGATCAGATCATCTTTAGAAGGAGTATCAATTCCCAGATAACATGGTGCAATGATTGGCGGAGAAACACTTCTGAAGTGAATTTCCTTTACTCCTGCATCTTTCAGAATCTTAACAAGTCTCTTAGAGGTTGTCCCTCGAACGATAGAGTCATCAATGATCACTACTCTTTTATCTTTCATTTCAGAAATGATCGGGTTCAGTTTAAGGTTCACTACCCTTTCTCTCATTTCCTGTGTAGGAACAATGAAACTTCTTCCGATATATCTGTTTTTAATCAAAACAGGACGGAAAGGGATTCCTGAAGCTTTAGAGAAACCAATGGCAGCAGGAACTCCGGAATCCGGAACTCCAATCACCAGATCAGCTTCTACAGGAGCCTGTTCCCAGATTTTCTCCCCAGATTTTTCTCTGATCTCGTATACATTGATGTTCTCTAAGGTAGAGTCAGGTCTTGCAAAATAGATATATTCAAAAGAACAGATTCTCTGCTTTCCTTTTGCTTCATCCATCATATAAGAATGAAGTTTTCCAGGCTCGTTTTCATTGGTATAAATGATCTCACCAGGAAGAATATCACGTACATATTGAGCTCCTACAGCATCCAGTGCCACAGATTCTGAAGCTACTACATAAGATCTTTCATCTATAGCTCCCAAAACCAATGGGCGGATTCCGTTGAAGTCTCTGAATGCAAAGAATTTATTTCTTGTCATTCCCACTACGGAATAAGCTCCTTCGATCTTTTCCATGGTTGCTTTAATAGCGCCGCGAAGACCTAAATCAAGGTTTTTCTGGATCAGTCTCAGGATCACCTCAGAATCGGATGTAGCTCTGAAAACTACGCCTTCAGCTTCTAATTCTTGTTTTAATTCTTTTGCATTGGTAAGGTTACCGTTGTGTGCTATAGAAAGTATAATCTGGTCATATTCGTTTTTTGCGAAAAATGGCTGGAAGTTATATTTCTTTTTATCTCCTGCAGTGGTATAACGGGTATGTCCAATTGCAGAATTTCCCATAAAAGTTTCAGGTTCCTGAATGTCTTTATAAACATCTAAAACCAGTCCTTCATCTTTCATGTTGGTAATTCTTCCATCTTTTAAAACGGAAATACCACAAGCTTCCTGGCCTCTGTGCTGTAATGCAAAAAGCCCGAACTGTGAAAGTGAGAAAGTATCCAGATCATTATCCGAATACAATCCGAAGATCCCACACTCTTCATTGGGAGCATCCAGTCTTTCCTCTTCCTGAGTTCTGAAAAGATTTCTTCCGTAAGTCTGGGTTTCAAACTGTTTTAAATATTCACTTTTATGAATGTCTAAACTTTTCATTTCTATTTTTTCTAATTGTAGATCTTAGAAGTCAGATTTCAGATCAAAAGCTAACTTCAAATTTTAATTTTGCTTTAAATAACAAAGTATTTTCAGCACCAACATCTGATATCTGAAATCTGGTATCTGAAATCTTATTTCTGTAAAAGATTTTTAAGACGATTGTAGATTTCAACATAAGCCTCAGTAACTTCTCCTAAGTCTCTTCTGAATCTGTCTTTATCTAATTTCTTCATGGTATCTTTATCCCAAAGTCTGCAGGTATCAGGAGAGATTTCATCTGCTAAGATGATTTCACCGTCTGAAGTTTTACCTAATTCGATTTTGAAATCTACAAGGATGATGTTGATCTTGTCAAACAGATCGATAAGGATTTCGTTGATGTCTGAAGTAAGCTCATACATTTCGTCAAGCTCTTCGTAAGTAGCAGCTCCTAAGAAAACAGCATGGTGATCATTGATAAGTGGATCTCCCAATTCGTCTTTTTTGTAGCAGATATCGAAGATGGTTACCGGAGATTTGATTCCTTCTTCCACTCCTAATCTTTGTGCCATACTTCCTGCAGAGTAGTTTCTTACCACCATCTCCAAAGGAATGATAGATACTTTTCTTACCAACTGCTCTCTTTCGTCCAATTGTTTGATGAAATGAGTTTTGATTCCTTTTTCATTTAAGTATTCAAAAATAAGGGTTGTGATGGCGTTGTTCATTTCCCCTTTAAGATCAACCTGACCTTTCTTTTGAGCGTTAAATGCTGTAGCATCGTCTTTGAAACGTACTACTACTTCATCAGGATTATCGGTTGCAAATACCTGTTTTGCTTTCCCCTCGTACAACATTTCTTTCTTTTGACTCATAATTTTACTTTCTAAATTGTAGTTAGATTTATTGATTTATTTTATAATTATTCCTGTTAAGACAGCCAGCCCAAAACTCAGCAGGGTACCAATTAGTACATATTCTGTAAGTTTTCTCTGTTTTGCCTGTGCAAGGTCGCTGAATCTGAAAACAGATTTGGCAGCCACCATGAAACCTACGCCTTCCCAGTGATTCACCATAATAAAAGTGAAAACCAGCAGACGTTCTAAAATTCCGATATATTTTCCGGCACTTGATAAAGATTCGGTTTGAATAGTGTTTGGGCCATCCGGAGCAGGTGTCCATGATGACAATAAGATTTTGATAAAAATAGATGCGGGTGTTGTCAGAAACAATGCGGCCATGATTATCTTCAAAAACTCCTGATTCTGCAAAAAGCTGAAGCTGAATTCCTGAAAATAAAAAGAAACTCCAGCAATCACCAGAACATGCAGCAGCTGATCAATGAAAAACCATCTTTTCTTAGTCTTTGCATTTTGAAATGTAAGCTTGGCGGCATCAATAATGAAGTGAGTGATCCCTACCAAAACAGCTACCCACCAAAGTTTCAGATCCCAAAGGAAAATAAAACTTAATACAGTGTGAATCAGAATGTGAAAGTATAAAAACTTACTTTTTAGTTTATAGTTTTCCTTATCTGCAACCCATGAATTTGGCTGAAGTATAAAATCTCCGAGTAGATGTGCCAATATGAGTCTGATAAAGATCATGCCTATAGTTCTGAGATTTTCTTTCTGAAATACTGGTTGGTTTCCACGATGAGCTCATAGTTAGCTCGTTTCAGTCTCTGGCTTACAGAAGACTGTGAAATAGCAAATCTTTTAGCAAGATCTTCCTGGGTGATATCCTGATTCATGATCATTTCATGAATAATCTCTGCCGTAGCCATAGTCCAGTTGTCAAAATCTTTGGATGACCATTTCAACAGGATATTAAGATCCCTATCCACCGGGTCACTGGATGTTTTGATGGCAACGGTATGTCCGTCATTTTTAAGGTCATTAAGCAGTCTTCCGGAATGTACATAAGCTGTACCATTGGATTCTGTGATTTTCTCAGAAGAGAAACTTTCTTCACCAATACCTATGGCCATCCTTACATCTAAATTTTCCTGACTTTTAATAAGAGATTTTATGGCTAGAAACCGCCAGAAAACGTCATCAATATTACATTTGAACTGGAACTCATCTCCTCTGTAGATTTCCCATGTGCCGGGAGCGCTTCCCCATCTTTCGAGAAGATTTTTAAGTCTGGTAATCCAAACTTCAGTGTCCGCATGCTGTGAATTTATAATATCACCGGTAATGACCGCTATCATACTGCAAATATAAGCATAATTACTTATAAATAAAAAATATAAGCAGAAACACTTATAGATATTGATTATTAGTGAATCTGCTTATATCGATTATATAGTAACCATAAGGTTTTTAAGCCTTTAACAAAAAATGTAAAATTATGAAAATGTAAAAAACTAATAAAAATTTCTTATTACGTTTACTTTAACTCTACATTTTCTTACCTTATTTTAAGTAAGAAGCTATTCCTGCTATCCGCTCATACTCCTCGCTCCCTCCTTTTCTCCCTTATGCTGTGGGGTAACCACTTCTATCAGGGCTAAACCTGTCATTGTGAGAGCAAAGCGAAAAAATAAACCTAACAGGTTTTTAAAACCTGTTAGGTTTGGCTGACAGTATTTAAATCTGATTTTATTTACTTTTTAATAAACTGATGCGCTTTCTCATCAAGCTTTAAGAAATACAATCCTGTAGGAATCCCCTGCACCGAAATACTTTTCTTATTTCTGAACGGATCTTTTTCTGTGTAGATCACCTTTCCTGAAAGATCTATGATCTGGGCTGTTTTTACCTTTTCCGTTTCTCCGTTTACATAAAGATTGTCATAAACCGGGTTTGGATATATTGTAAATTCATTATTGGCAGTAATCAGCTCTGCAGTAGATAGTGTGCCACCCAAATTCTGACAGTAATTAGCCGGATAAGACTCCCATTCACTGATATTGAATGTATCTGCAGGTTTATTGATGGTGTTTTTTCTATATAAAGAGATATTCCCGTTATTATTGGTAGTATATTTTATGCCGATCGCATCTATAGTAACCGTTTTATTGTAAGCAAGTTCCACGTAATTTTGTCCTGCAAACAGCATAGGATCAGAAGCCGTTACAAATCTTGCCTGATCATTGGTATAGCATGACAAAGTAGCTTTTGGATTCAAAATAACAAAAGTTTCATTATTACCAACTTTACCTTCCAGTTCATAGGTATCTCCACTGTAAATAGCTCCTGAAGAATTGTTTTTAAACTGAATATTAATTCTGTAATTATTTAAATTTACCTCATGTCCCGTTTTATTGACAATTTCAAGAGCGTTATTCTTAACGAAATCTGTATTGGTTCCTGATATGTATTTTGTAATCATAAGATCCGGAGCAAACAAATCCGAAGCAATTGTTGAAGCTGTAACCGTATTACTGAACGGAGATTCCAGATAGGCTTTATCAAAAGCTCTCACAGTAAAAGTATAAGTTGTTGACGGATTCAGGTGGTCTATGCTTATAGAAGTTCCCTTTGTAACAGCTACAGGTGTTGCGGAACCATTCATATAAACTCTGTATCCTAAAACATCGGTATCAGGAGAAGCCGCCCAGTTCAGATTAATAAAATAAGCGTTCTGCTGTGTTGAAACCAATGATCCGGGAGCTGCCGGCGCAACATTATCAGGAGTTTCAGACCAGATCAGATCAATCCATTCAGGATGATCAATAAATGGATTTCTGTTTTTTTGTATCGTATAAATAGTATTATTTCTGTCAATTTCTCTTTGCGACACAGGATCTGAGGCACTCCATTGTTTCAGCATGGCAACATATGGAAGATCAACGGCTCTTTCTTCAGTTCCGTCAAGCGGGCACTGATCTGTAGCCGGTGTTATATTGGCTGATGTAGTATAAGCTGTATTAAATGACCCAAGTTTCCCCTCATATCTCACTGCAAAATACAATAACGTCCTTGCAATATCGCCTTTAAATTCATTAATAGGTTCGTAAACTCTTCCGGTATAAGGATAATTTGGAATTGCAGCATTGGATATCCTCGAAGTATTGGTAAAAATATAATGATTTGTATTGTTTCCTATTCCATAAGGATAATTATTCCTTCGCTGGTTGATATAGGCATCAACAGGAATAATGAAGTTCAGATCCGAATACATAGGATAATCACTTATAGAAGAGCTTGTACTGAATGTACTTTGCGGCATCATATGCTCTCTGTTATAGCCCAAACCTTCTCCTCCTGCACCCGCGATCAACTGATCTGCCTTATATTCATAAGCATCCGGCCCCAAAGGCTTTTCCGAATAGATATCCAGCAGATATTGAGTATTGGAAGCATCATGATCATAATATTTATCAAGATCGGTCTGATTATAGAGCACCTTCAGATCATCATAATGCCAGTTAATCATTTTATCCGAAATAATATCGTGAAGTTTCGACTTCAGAGCATATCCCGTCAATCCAGCTGTTCCATCATAATATCCGGCAGGTGCCTGCGCAAAAATAAAAGAAGAAGCTAAAATGATAGGAAGTAAAATTTTTTTCATGCCTTAAAAATTGGGAACCAAAATAGTGAAATAAAAAACGTAAAAGAGTGAATATTTTATTAAGAAAACATTAATTCTGAAGATATAAAAAATTGAAAATTAAACGCATTACTGCTTAAATATTATGAATGAAATAATTTATTTTAGCATTCCATCAATTTGGTTATCTTTGGGCACTAACTATTATTATATGAATACAGAGACTATTGACAGCATCAAAATGATAGCGGAGACGGCTAGAGAATTTGCAGAAAAGAACATCAGACCGAACATTATGGAGTGGGATGAAAGCCAGACTTTTCCAAAAGACTTATTCCACCAGTTAGGTGAGATGGGTTTTATGGGAATTGTTGTTCCTGAGCAATATGGAGGTTCTGGTTTAGGTTATCATGAGTATGTTACTATTCTGGATGAAATTTCTCAGGTTGACCCATCTATTGGTCTTTCTGTAGCAGCACACAACTCACTTTGTACCAATCACATCTATGAATTTGGAAATGAAGAACAAAGACACAAATGGCTTCCTCAGTTAGCTTCCGGAAAAGTAATCGGAGCTTGGGGACTTACAGAGCACAATACAGGTTCAGATTCAGGAGGC of the Chryseobacterium viscerum genome contains:
- the purC gene encoding phosphoribosylaminoimidazolesuccinocarboxamide synthase → MSQKKEMLYEGKAKQVFATDNPDEVVVRFKDDATAFNAQKKGQVDLKGEMNNAITTLIFEYLNEKGIKTHFIKQLDEREQLVRKVSIIPLEMVVRNYSAGSMAQRLGVEEGIKSPVTIFDICYKKDELGDPLINDHHAVFLGAATYEELDEMYELTSDINEILIDLFDKINIILVDFKIELGKTSDGEIILADEISPDTCRLWDKDTMKKLDKDRFRRDLGEVTEAYVEIYNRLKNLLQK
- a CDS encoding DUF3307 domain-containing protein, which encodes MIFIRLILAHLLGDFILQPNSWVADKENYKLKSKFLYFHILIHTVLSFIFLWDLKLWWVAVLVGITHFIIDAAKLTFQNAKTKKRWFFIDQLLHVLVIAGVSFYFQEFSFSFLQNQEFLKIIMAALFLTTPASIFIKILLSSWTPAPDGPNTIQTESLSSAGKYIGILERLLVFTFIMVNHWEGVGFMVAAKSVFRFSDLAQAKQRKLTEYVLIGTLLSFGLAVLTGIIIK
- a CDS encoding endonuclease; the encoded protein is MKKILLPIILASSFIFAQAPAGYYDGTAGLTGYALKSKLHDIISDKMINWHYDDLKVLYNQTDLDKYYDHDASNTQYLLDIYSEKPLGPDAYEYKADQLIAGAGGEGLGYNREHMMPQSTFSTSSSISDYPMYSDLNFIIPVDAYINQRRNNYPYGIGNNTNHYIFTNTSRISNAAIPNYPYTGRVYEPINEFKGDIARTLLYFAVRYEGKLGSFNTAYTTSANITPATDQCPLDGTEERAVDLPYVAMLKQWSASDPVSQREIDRNNTIYTIQKNRNPFIDHPEWIDLIWSETPDNVAPAAPGSLVSTQQNAYFINLNWAASPDTDVLGYRVYMNGSATPVAVTKGTSISIDHLNPSTTYTFTVRAFDKAYLESPFSNTVTASTIASDLFAPDLMITKYISGTNTDFVKNNALEIVNKTGHEVNLNNYRINIQFKNNSSGAIYSGDTYELEGKVGNNETFVILNPKATLSCYTNDQARFVTASDPMLFAGQNYVELAYNKTVTIDAIGIKYTTNNNGNISLYRKNTINKPADTFNISEWESYPANYCQNLGGTLSTAELITANNEFTIYPNPVYDNLYVNGETEKVKTAQIIDLSGKVIYTEKDPFRNKKSISVQGIPTGLYFLKLDEKAHQFIKK
- the purF gene encoding amidophosphoribosyltransferase translates to MKSLDIHKSEYLKQFETQTYGRNLFRTQEEERLDAPNEECGIFGLYSDNDLDTFSLSQFGLFALQHRGQEACGISVLKDGRITNMKDEGLVLDVYKDIQEPETFMGNSAIGHTRYTTAGDKKKYNFQPFFAKNEYDQIILSIAHNGNLTNAKELKQELEAEGVVFRATSDSEVILRLIQKNLDLGLRGAIKATMEKIEGAYSVVGMTRNKFFAFRDFNGIRPLVLGAIDERSYVVASESVALDAVGAQYVRDILPGEIIYTNENEPGKLHSYMMDEAKGKQRICSFEYIYFARPDSTLENINVYEIREKSGEKIWEQAPVEADLVIGVPDSGVPAAIGFSKASGIPFRPVLIKNRYIGRSFIVPTQEMRERVVNLKLNPIISEMKDKRVVIIDDSIVRGTTSKRLVKILKDAGVKEIHFRSVSPPIIAPCYLGIDTPSKDDLISANMTTEELKNYLGVDSLEFLSIDNLKDILGSANHCFGCFTEEYPVEKGEEVDLFN
- a CDS encoding SatD family protein; the protein is MIAVITGDIINSQHADTEVWITRLKNLLERWGSAPGTWEIYRGDEFQFKCNIDDVFWRFLAIKSLIKSQENLDVRMAIGIGEESFSSEKITESNGTAYVHSGRLLNDLKNDGHTVAIKTSSDPVDRDLNILLKWSSKDFDNWTMATAEIIHEMIMNQDITQEDLAKRFAISQSSVSQRLKRANYELIVETNQYFRKKISEL